In Mytilus edulis chromosome 8, xbMytEdul2.2, whole genome shotgun sequence, the genomic window TATATCAAGCATGCATGTACTTATTGGTTTATTATCAGAAATCCATGTGTTTTCGGAAGAATCGTCGACTTTAACGATGTATCCACCAATTTCCCTGCATCGACGCTACAACGAAAAACAAGAGgaatgaataaatatattattagtTTTTAGAGCTATGGTACAAGTTATATTAGGGTCAGGTCAAATTAGTTCAACGTTATTCTACTATTTCGAATAAAAAAGAGATGTACTTATATGTCATGAAACAGCATTTCCACAAAAACAAAGacccatttgtttgtttttttagtttagcACGTGTCCGTTTGATCTTCGGATGTCGAATACCAGTGATACCAGGGTACAATAATATTAGAGAATCTTCTGAACGATAGGATATGCAGTGTGCTTGTTAATGTACAAACCTCTTTCAGCATTTAATagtgttttgtttctttttgtttgttttccaaCGTATCATACTCATATATGTTTGATATAACATTATGTCAGTTGCATATTTAAGAATTATCTTTTTTTCCGTGAGGAAAAATTCGTTCACAAGTTGCTATTATATGACTTAACTACATGTatacagtgtatatatatatgtcactttCCAGAAGATgactttgaaatactaaggcttttctacctcaggcatagactGACTACCTTGGcaatatttggcaaaacttttaggaattttggtcctcaatgctcttcaacttcgtactttatttggcctttttaacttttttggattcgagcgtcactaatgcatgtaatgagttttttgtaaacgaaacgcgcgtttggcgtatatactaaatttagtcctggtatctatgatgagtttatttatttaaaacatctcTTGCTTTGAATtagtacttttttatttttttgtttgtttctttcagAAGGGTGTATCATGATGTCAAATGTGCTGATACCAATCGGTCAAACAGTAATTATCGAGTTTAGTATATGAATATTAGCTGAACATTTTAAAGAAATCGTTTTTCTTTAGTCGGTGTGTGTGTTTGTGCATGTTATGTAATGTTTGATACTGGAGCCCAGCAATCTATCGCAATTTGCCTTCTGTACCTAAAGACGGAATCACCaatagtacaaaaaatgtattatggAAGTAATTGTAAGAACAATATGTATTACAAGGATACTGGATGTACTACTAAGTGTTTAATAATGGAAACACCTTGATTTGAAATGATATGCATTTTCAattaactagtacacatttttgtttaagctgaagccaagtcaggagcctctgacctttgttagtcttgtatgtttttttttacttttagttcatttaaatgtttaatagtttagtgtgacgtccattttcaatgACCTATTACACATTTTTGTGTAAGGGGCCAGTTGAAACCCGCAATCGGCTGCGGGATTTTTCTCGCTGTGTATAAGATTGAAATTAGTGATCTTTGGCTGTGTTCTGctattttgtcgggttgttgtctctttgacatattcccgatttccattctcaatttcctTAATTCAAGAAAATACCGAGACTGGAccatttatattataaaacaaaaatacaaagaaGTGCTACTGAAGGATGGTAAACTGGTAACCTACCTCTGCTGTAAACCAGTCATGTTTTTCGTGGGCATAATAATAACAATGTCCATTATGTTTTATCCActtcttttctgaaataaaaatcaatacaACACAATTCTTTAGATATGAGTTTGTGGATTATTGTGATGGTGTAATATTACAGCAACTCAACAAAACCCATCCAAAGGTGGTGTCTTTGACAGACGAAGGACTATGCGATACACAGGGAATTTTAACGTGAATTTAGATTCACCAGAAAAAATTTAGCAAATTTTCatgtgagtttcacgtataaaGTGAGTTTCTCGTCTGAGGTGAATTTGTCAGAAAGGACTCGTTTAAGATATATCTCAACCAACGAAACACAAAAACTTTCGATCGTAAGCAGGATAACGattcataaattgtttaattCTTCTCTATGTCTTTATCAGAGTATAACTATTATATGTAACCCTAATGATTTAATCCCAGACTTACTTCTAAATACTTCTTCCAAAACCTTAAGATCACCATCAAGCCTCTTGACCTTGCTCCCAACATTACTTTTCAACGTTCCTAAATGAGTCTTTAATGTATTGAGGGTTTTCTGGATGTCGCTCTCCAATGTATTTACAGTATTTCCAAGATACGTTTCTAGAGCAGTCAGAGCTTTCCTGGAGTCATCGAAGTCTTTCTCTGATTCATTTGTCAAACAAGGTAAGCTCATTGCATATTTGCATATGCAAATGAGAAGAACGGATGTTACCGACAGCATAACTGGATTATActataaacaaacagaaataagCACATGAAATATCTCACAATGAACACCACATGCATCGTAATtcagaaattacaaaaacaaatcgacGTACAGTATCTCAAAGTAATCTCTAAGTAATATATTTAATTACCATTTCTATAAAGTCTtctgaatattttatttgccacCGGAGAGGGTTTATTTTGCAACTGATCTAGGCAGCGATATCAGCTTAGA contains:
- the LOC139484118 gene encoding C-type lectin domain family 10 member A-like — translated: MLSVTSVLLICICKYAMSLPCLTNESEKDFDDSRKALTALETYLGNTVNTLESDIQKTLNTLKTHLGTLKSNVGSKVKRLDGDLKVLEEVFRKKKWIKHNGHCYYYAHEKHDWFTAERRCREIGGYIVKVDDSSENTWISDNKPIKHVHYWIGLTDLNEGDWRWTFDQSRPTYTLWNNGYGARGTKYNCVAYNTGKHHFRVWFEYTCSTKFYYICEHNFCKSVHILYDGGSTNLLATGEISAWQPSVVKDPWLFGGNLTEISGMISDDTKRLSMKRAIQVL